The following are encoded in a window of Ignicoccus islandicus DSM 13165 genomic DNA:
- a CDS encoding MFS transporter has translation MRKGLLVVTFLGVVAGMTLRTASAFKEVQSGWTFMASLAIGFSVGRALVSFVSSKAANKYGSKVTALGFLALAFIGLAYALGPVELYPLLRVLHGFSSGITWPSMQSVVMGTASKEERAKVSSLYFFIGTIGMSFAYLIGGVLSRESLLVFPLILIGLSIYLFRESIKIELSKIKSEKGLFNPPSSTLFLMAMATGMLNLLVNSEVTISLLYLMFGKIMAGIFLSLASAIGSVVSYFLGRKMLDLKQSPASIVVPATASIASSQPLLIVHDPYAKVASIALTQGTITWWRGLLVAAARSGDVGARIGLVNMGRDLGNVIAGLIVSAIGQPGFAFALGVSYVVTTLSMVPLLSLKRSNNSRSSYINLQDA, from the coding sequence ATGAGGAAAGGTTTGTTGGTAGTAACCTTCTTAGGCGTAGTAGCCGGCATGACCCTCAGAACTGCCAGTGCCTTCAAAGAGGTTCAAAGCGGTTGGACCTTCATGGCGAGCTTAGCGATAGGATTTTCCGTAGGTAGAGCATTAGTTTCTTTCGTATCTAGTAAGGCCGCTAATAAGTATGGAAGTAAAGTAACCGCGTTGGGATTCCTCGCCCTAGCTTTCATTGGCCTAGCCTATGCCTTAGGTCCGGTCGAACTCTATCCATTACTTAGGGTACTTCACGGATTCTCCTCGGGCATAACTTGGCCGTCTATGCAATCCGTAGTTATGGGTACAGCTAGTAAAGAGGAGCGCGCCAAGGTTTCCTCGCTGTACTTCTTCATTGGTACTATAGGTATGAGCTTCGCCTATCTAATAGGAGGTGTCCTTAGTAGGGAATCGCTCCTAGTCTTTCCGTTAATACTTATAGGTCTATCAATATATCTATTTAGGGAATCTATAAAAATAGAATTATCTAAGATCAAATCGGAAAAAGGCCTATTCAACCCACCTTCTTCGACGCTTTTCCTTATGGCAATGGCAACGGGTATGCTCAACTTGTTGGTCAATAGCGAAGTAACCATCTCCCTACTTTACTTAATGTTCGGCAAGATCATGGCTGGAATCTTCTTGTCGTTGGCTTCCGCCATAGGTAGCGTTGTAAGTTACTTCCTAGGACGTAAGATGTTGGATCTCAAGCAATCCCCAGCTTCAATTGTAGTACCGGCCACTGCATCAATAGCTTCTTCCCAACCTCTATTAATAGTCCATGACCCATACGCGAAAGTTGCGTCGATAGCCCTTACTCAAGGAACGATAACTTGGTGGAGGGGCTTACTCGTGGCAGCCGCGAGGAGCGGTGACGTCGGCGCTAGGATAGGCCTAGTTAACATGGGAAGGGACTTGGGCAACGTAATTGCTGGCTTAATAGTAAGCGCGATCGGTCAGCCAGGCTTCGCGTTCGCTCTAGGCGTTAGCTACGTAGTTACGACCCTTTCAATGGTTCCCCTACTTTCCTTAAAACGGTCCAACAATTCTCGATCAAGTTATATAAATCTGCAAGATGCATGA
- a CDS encoding DNA methyltransferase — protein sequence MALEVSFRQLVKSVPSTTYATHGLYMHPAKFIPHVVRFALEKYSKEGDTVFDPFAGHGTVGIEAKILNRNAVLWDLNPMSRVLALASMYDGELRKSDFILKDDSGCEFVPSWSNIDYWYPEEFLNYLSKLWGFWHYNIYERYKDRNLEAKAFVLSIPLFKITRYFSWADEKIAKTYRSKYAKRKVESLLKGNWKAVLWNMYWKNVNVVIRKVSEFKRYRPHKIDVVIKTSWKNNDKLAIFDSIVNKVDRHIDLLITSPPYLQAQEYIRSFKLELAWLGYNDRDLRELSSREIPYNNPPETNIRSNTYWSVREIIEGYNNKKLLKLYDAYFKSILGFFERNQDVVDTMAIFVGPVKVRTLRVPIDEIIREHMEAHGWRHVATYIDTIKSRRLFESRINPATGILDERTPTEHLLVITK from the coding sequence GTGGCACTTGAAGTGTCGTTTAGACAGTTGGTGAAAAGCGTCCCGTCTACCACATATGCCACACACGGTCTTTACATGCATCCTGCTAAATTCATCCCACACGTCGTTAGATTCGCGCTAGAGAAATATTCCAAAGAGGGCGATACTGTTTTCGATCCCTTCGCCGGACACGGGACGGTTGGTATTGAAGCGAAGATTCTGAACAGAAACGCAGTTCTCTGGGATCTAAACCCTATGTCTAGGGTTTTAGCTCTAGCATCAATGTATGACGGCGAGCTTAGGAAGAGCGATTTCATCTTAAAGGACGATTCTGGTTGCGAATTTGTTCCTAGTTGGAGCAACATTGATTATTGGTATCCTGAGGAATTCTTAAACTATTTGAGTAAACTGTGGGGCTTTTGGCACTATAATATATACGAAAGATACAAAGATAGGAACCTTGAGGCTAAGGCCTTCGTTCTGTCTATACCTCTCTTCAAAATTACGAGGTACTTCAGTTGGGCTGATGAAAAAATCGCTAAAACATATCGATCAAAGTATGCTAAAAGGAAAGTTGAAAGCTTATTGAAAGGAAATTGGAAAGCCGTGCTCTGGAATATGTACTGGAAAAACGTTAATGTGGTAATTAGGAAAGTATCCGAGTTCAAAAGGTATCGCCCGCATAAGATCGATGTGGTAATTAAGACCAGTTGGAAGAATAACGACAAACTTGCAATATTTGATAGTATTGTAAACAAGGTGGATAGGCACATTGACTTACTAATAACTTCACCACCTTATCTGCAAGCACAAGAGTACATTAGGAGTTTTAAGCTCGAACTCGCCTGGCTCGGATACAATGATAGGGATCTCAGAGAGTTATCGTCCAGGGAAATACCGTATAACAATCCTCCAGAGACAAATATCCGAAGCAACACTTACTGGAGCGTGAGAGAAATAATAGAGGGTTATAATAATAAGAAGTTATTGAAACTCTACGACGCATACTTCAAGTCCATCTTGGGCTTCTTTGAGAGAAACCAGGACGTGGTCGATACTATGGCAATATTCGTTGGGCCGGTAAAGGTTAGGACTTTGCGCGTTCCAATTGATGAGATAATCCGGGAGCATATGGAGGCTCACGGATGGAGACATGTAGCCACATATATTGATACAATAAAGTCGAGAAGGTTGTTTGAATCCAGAATTAACCCCGCTACTGGTATACTGGACGAGAGGACGCCTACCGAGCATTTATTGGTTATTACCAAATAA